A stretch of DNA from Catenulispora acidiphila DSM 44928:
CGTCACCATGTCGTCGTACTCGGCGCCGCGGCGCTCCTTGGCCAGCCTGCTGAAATACAGCAGGATCTCGCTCTTGGCGACCCAGGCCTCCTGCGGCGGCTCGTCCGCGTGGTCGGTGCTCCACGCGTGCGAGGTCAGGCCGAGCAGGTGGTGGCGGTCGGATTCGGGGATCTCCAGCAGGTCGCAGATCGCCCCGAGCGGGACGTTCGCCGCCACGTCGTGGGCCGCGTCGCACTCGCCCATGTCGAGCGCGTTCTTCAGCAGGCGGTCCACGGTCTGCTGGAGCGAGTGCCGGACGGCCTCCAGCGTGCGGGGGTTCAGACCGCGGGTCATGACGTTGCGGATCTGCTGGTGGCGCGGGCCGTCGGTGACCGCCAGCATCGTGCCGGACGCCGAGTCGCCCCCGGTGAGCAGGGTCGCCAGCGCGTTGCCGCCGGCGGTCGTGAAGTGGCCCTTGTCCTGGTAGACCTTGTGGACGTCGGCGTGCCGGGTGATCACCCAGAACCCGGGGCGGCCGTCCACCGGCCGGTGCCAGTGCACGGGGTCGTTCGCGCGCAGGTGGCGCCAGACCTCGTCCAGGTTGTTCTCCGCGTGCAGGACCGGCGAGGCCAGGTCCACGCGGTCGAGGTCGTCCGGTTGGACGACGGGCCGGGGTGTCATGTCAGCTCCCGTCCGCCGCGGCCGCGGCGAGCATCTCGATGGTGGGGTTGTCGATCAGGGCGCGCGGGGTGAGTTCGAGCCCGAAGTCCTGGGCCCGCAGGATCACGTCGATCGCCACGATGCTGGTCCCGCCGAGCGCGAAGAAGTCGGCGCCGACGCCGACCTCGTCGAACCCGAGCAGCTCGCCGAAGATCAGGCACAGCGCCTTCTCCGCCGGCGTCCGGGGCCCGCCGCCGACCATGTGCGGCGCCGCGGCCGGCTCCGGAAGCGCCGCGCGGTCGACCTTGCCGTTCGGCGTCAGCGGCAGGGCGTCCACGGTGGTGAACAGCGCGGGCACCATGTACTCGGGCAGGAAGCGCGCCGCGTGTTCGCGCAGCGCCGCGGACGAGGGCCGGCCGCCGTCGGCCGGGACCACGTAGGCGAGGAGCTGCGCCGCGGTGTGGTGCGCGAGGCCGTAAGCGCCCGCGACCGACGAGGAGCGCACGACCGCGACCGCGCGTGCCACCTCCGGATGCCGGCCGAGGACGGACTCCACCTCTCCCAGCTCGATCCGGAAGCCGCGCAGCTTGACCTGCTCGTCGACCCGGCCGTGGAAGACGATGCCGCCGCCCGCGGGCCAGGAGGCGAGGTCGCCCGTCCGGTACATGCGCGTGCCGGCCGAGGAGAACGGGTCGGCCAGGAACCGCTGCGCGGTCAGCTCCGGACGGCCCAGATAGCCGCGGGCCAGCCCGTCGCCGGCGATGAACACCTCGCCGATCTCGCCGGGCGGGACCGGCCGCAGGGTGTCGTCGAGCACGTACACCGACACCCCGGGCATCGGCGTGCCGATGGTGATCGGCTCGCCGGCGGCCAGCGGTCCGGTCATCGTGGCGCAGACCGTGCCCTCGGTCGGGCCGTAGGCGTTGATCATGCGGACGTGCGGAGCCCAGCGCTCGACCAGCGCGGCCGGCAGCGCCTCGCCGGCGACGACCAGGGTGCGCAGGTCCGGGACGTCCTCGGGGGCGATGGTCCCCGCGGCGGTCGGGGGCAGCACCGCGTGGGTGACGGCGTGGTCCCGCAGCACCGCGCGCAGCACGTCGCCGGCCAAGACCCCGGCCGGCGGGATGACGAGCGCGGCGCCGGAGGTCAAGGCCGCGAGGATCTCTGTGAGGTACGCGTCGAAGCTCGGCGAGGCGAACTGCAGGACCCGGCTGTCGCCGCCGACCCGCATCGTGTCGATCTTCGCCGCGGCCAGGCCCGCGAGCCCGGTGTGGGTGACGGCCACGCCCTTGGGCAGGCCGGTGGAGC
This window harbors:
- a CDS encoding non-ribosomal peptide synthetase; protein product: MRRHLSQIWDDAALRHSRDTALIAGEETLSYGAVNERANRLARVLIAGGAGPGRLVALALGRTVDMAVAVLAVAKTGAAFLPVDPEYPAERVAHMLRDAAPVLVCATAATLGRLPADVPVPSLVLDSAPQLSALRAQAATDVTDEERRQPVSVTDLAYVIYTSGSTGLPKGVAVTHTGLAGLAAAKIDTMRVGGDSRVLQFASPSFDAYLTEILAALTSGAALVIPPAGVLAGDVLRAVLRDHAVTHAVLPPTAAGTIAPEDVPDLRTLVVAGEALPAALVERWAPHVRMINAYGPTEGTVCATMTGPLAAGEPITIGTPMPGVSVYVLDDTLRPVPPGEIGEVFIAGDGLARGYLGRPELTAQRFLADPFSSAGTRMYRTGDLASWPAGGGIVFHGRVDEQVKLRGFRIELGEVESVLGRHPEVARAVAVVRSSSVAGAYGLAHHTAAQLLAYVVPADGGRPSSAALREHAARFLPEYMVPALFTTVDALPLTPNGKVDRAALPEPAAAPHMVGGGPRTPAEKALCLIFGELLGFDEVGVGADFFALGGTSIVAIDVILRAQDFGLELTPRALIDNPTIEMLAAAAADGS
- a CDS encoding cytochrome P450; the protein is MTPRPVVQPDDLDRVDLASPVLHAENNLDEVWRHLRANDPVHWHRPVDGRPGFWVITRHADVHKVYQDKGHFTTAGGNALATLLTGGDSASGTMLAVTDGPRHQQIRNVMTRGLNPRTLEAVRHSLQQTVDRLLKNALDMGECDAAHDVAANVPLGAICDLLEIPESDRHHLLGLTSHAWSTDHADEPPQEAWVAKSEILLYFSRLAKERRGAEYDDMVTLLANCRIKGEPLSATELMANCYGLMIGGDETGRHAITGTILALTENPDQWRALKNGDVDIKTATEEALRWTVPSLHGGRTATGDVELGGKLIKAGDVASVWIYSANRDEEVFDEPDRFLLGRTPNNHFTFAYGMHYCLGHYLGRMEVHAVLDGLRRLVGNVEQIGEEKWIYSSILHGMHSMPVRMTA